In one Mesorhizobium australicum genomic region, the following are encoded:
- the exbB gene encoding tonB-system energizer ExbB — MATPAMTQETQPTAQVPAVAPAQPAPEAPAVTPPAATDVAPTASASGAAATDAGNGMTIGENAGIAPILPHDLSPWGMFMQADIVVKSVMTGLAFASLVTWTVWLAKSLELLGASARAQRAGEVVIRARSLREALSALAGKEGPVPLFVQAAHQEVELSEAALDHVDGSGLKERVGSRLSRIEAQASRRMTRGTGLLATIGSTAPFVGLFGTVWGIMNAFIGISESQTTNLAVVAPGIAEALLATAIGLVAAIPAVVIYNMFARSIAGYRQVLADASAGVERLVSRDLDYRGAPLRKLAAE, encoded by the coding sequence ATGGCGACGCCCGCCATGACCCAGGAGACGCAACCTACCGCGCAGGTCCCGGCCGTCGCGCCCGCGCAACCCGCTCCTGAAGCGCCGGCGGTCACCCCCCCGGCCGCGACAGATGTGGCGCCTACCGCGTCGGCGTCCGGTGCGGCTGCGACCGATGCCGGCAACGGCATGACCATCGGCGAGAATGCAGGCATCGCGCCGATCCTGCCGCACGACCTGTCGCCGTGGGGGATGTTCATGCAGGCCGACATCGTCGTCAAGTCGGTGATGACCGGGCTGGCATTCGCCTCGCTGGTCACCTGGACGGTCTGGCTTGCCAAGTCCCTCGAGCTGCTCGGCGCAAGCGCCCGCGCCCAGCGCGCCGGCGAGGTCGTCATCCGCGCCCGCAGCCTGCGGGAAGCGCTATCGGCGCTAGCGGGGAAGGAGGGGCCGGTCCCGCTTTTCGTTCAGGCGGCGCATCAGGAGGTTGAGCTCTCCGAAGCAGCCCTTGACCATGTGGACGGCAGCGGCCTCAAGGAGCGCGTCGGGTCACGGCTGTCCCGCATCGAGGCGCAGGCGAGCCGACGCATGACGCGGGGCACAGGCCTGCTCGCGACCATCGGTTCGACCGCGCCCTTCGTCGGCCTGTTCGGAACGGTCTGGGGCATCATGAATGCCTTCATCGGCATTTCCGAATCGCAGACCACCAATCTCGCCGTCGTCGCGCCGGGCATCGCCGAGGCGCTGCTGGCAACCGCGATCGGTCTTGTCGCGGCCATCCCCGCGGTCGTCATCTACAACATGTTCGCGCGCTCGATCGCAGGCTATCGCCAAGTGCTCGCCGATGCCTCCGCCGGCGTCGAACGGCTGGTCAGCCGCGACCTCGACTATCGGGGCGCGCCGCTGCGCAAGCTGGCGGCCGAGTAG
- a CDS encoding copper resistance D family protein codes for MQETVDWTVRGLLWLSKVALYVGLFIGVGGVFAIRVLMPGLFRGRPLFVAAIAIGILGAIVSVGLQGLDALEAPLPRFFDAIVWSTGLGTSYGNTVASALVAFAFGVLGLGISGLSGGIVAVAGLLATGTSLAISGHASAASPQWLMRPTVFAHVAAVAAWIGALMPLGLALHAKDTVAVPALKRFSRAIPAFVALLVLAGAILTVVQVGNPKAVFDTAYGQVFLVKLTLLAGLFALVAANRWVLTKPTESGDPSATRRLVRSIVVETLIALAIFGAVAAWRFTPPPRALAAAAAAPATTHIHTEKAMADLTVIPGRTGKVSVTAMLMTGDFGALDAKDVTFVFSNAKAGIEPFKRKAAKPGDGTWLAEDVVLPLPGEWTVRVDILITDFEMARIEGKIQIRP; via the coding sequence GTGCAGGAAACGGTGGACTGGACGGTTCGAGGCCTGCTTTGGCTGTCAAAGGTCGCGCTCTACGTCGGGCTGTTCATTGGTGTCGGCGGCGTCTTCGCCATCCGCGTGCTGATGCCCGGGCTTTTCCGAGGCCGCCCTTTGTTCGTCGCGGCAATCGCCATCGGCATCCTGGGCGCCATTGTATCGGTCGGCCTCCAGGGCCTCGATGCGCTCGAAGCCCCCCTCCCCCGCTTCTTCGACGCGATCGTCTGGAGCACTGGACTAGGCACCAGCTATGGCAACACGGTCGCCAGCGCCCTCGTCGCATTCGCCTTCGGCGTGCTTGGCCTAGGGATAAGCGGGCTGTCCGGTGGTATCGTAGCCGTGGCTGGGCTTTTGGCTACTGGAACATCCCTCGCCATCAGCGGCCATGCGAGCGCCGCCTCGCCCCAGTGGCTGATGCGGCCAACGGTATTCGCGCATGTCGCTGCGGTTGCCGCCTGGATCGGCGCACTTATGCCGCTCGGTCTCGCACTTCATGCGAAGGACACAGTCGCTGTTCCAGCCTTGAAAAGGTTCTCACGTGCGATACCAGCCTTTGTGGCATTGCTCGTTCTCGCCGGCGCCATCTTGACCGTGGTGCAGGTCGGCAACCCCAAAGCGGTGTTCGACACAGCATACGGGCAGGTCTTTCTGGTCAAACTGACGCTTCTTGCGGGATTGTTCGCGCTTGTTGCTGCAAACCGCTGGGTACTCACCAAACCGACCGAGAGCGGCGATCCGTCCGCCACACGCAGGCTCGTACGGTCAATTGTGGTCGAAACGCTGATCGCACTCGCCATCTTCGGTGCAGTTGCGGCCTGGCGCTTCACTCCGCCGCCGCGTGCACTCGCAGCTGCGGCGGCAGCCCCCGCGACGACTCATATCCACACCGAAAAGGCGATGGCGGATCTCACTGTAATCCCCGGCCGCACCGGAAAGGTTAGCGTGACAGCGATGCTGATGACCGGCGACTTCGGTGCGCTCGATGCGAAGGATGTCACCTTCGTGTTCTCGAATGCCAAGGCCGGGATAGAACCATTCAAGCGGAAGGCGGCAAAGCCCGGCGACGGAACATGGCTGGCCGAGGATGTCGTTCTGCCGTTGCCAGGAGAATGGACCGTGCGCGTTGATATCCTGATCACCGACTTCGAGATGGCGCGCATCGAAGGCAAGATCCAGATTCGACCGTGA
- a CDS encoding copper uptake system-associated protein, producing the protein MSYLRPLLIAGAVASTLATAIPSSAGEPDDIRQLMMATFDKPQSRLTVDPVTVYNDIAVAGWSQGDMGGRTLLRKKHGKWVLTLCSGDALKEAKSLQHFGLSAGEAASMAAAVVAAEAKIDASVIAKFSTFDGVMMMDGDGNHPTIEGHTK; encoded by the coding sequence ATGAGCTATCTGAGGCCCCTGCTGATCGCAGGCGCGGTTGCATCCACACTCGCCACGGCGATCCCATCATCTGCCGGCGAGCCGGACGACATTCGTCAGTTGATGATGGCCACGTTCGACAAACCCCAGTCGCGCCTGACAGTCGATCCGGTGACGGTCTACAATGATATCGCCGTGGCCGGATGGTCCCAAGGCGATATGGGTGGGCGTACCTTGCTTCGGAAGAAGCACGGCAAATGGGTCTTAACGCTCTGCAGCGGCGACGCACTCAAGGAGGCAAAGTCGCTTCAGCATTTTGGGCTGAGCGCCGGTGAAGCAGCCTCAATGGCTGCCGCTGTTGTCGCGGCTGAGGCTAAGATCGACGCCTCGGTCATCGCCAAGTTCTCCACCTTCGATGGTGTCATGATGATGGATGGTGACGGAAATCATCCGACGATTGAAGGACACACAAAGTAG